Within Hydra vulgaris chromosome 02, alternate assembly HydraT2T_AEP, the genomic segment TAGTTGATATAGTATTTTCATTGATtccttttttaactttcattGTAATCAATTActttcttattatattttataaaagcagaTTGAAAAGTTAGTACTTATACAgagagtttttatatttttatataatagcgTTGAAGTTTGTTAAGAAAGCCAGTTAGTTTTATcttatctgtttttttaaaccaagaaCTGAAGAtgatatagtatttttattgattttgtgcTACATTTTCAGTACAATTAGTGGCTATCTAATATATTTTAGTTGCATGAAAGTTAGTAATAATACAGAgatttttgtataatagatatataataGCGCTTGAATTTTGAATCTGGGACTATTCTGGGCTGTTTTATATACACGGACACAcaggattttttaatttttacaattaccaACAACGTACACATGTTTACACTTACCGATTTGGtcataatattaatttatttatttttgttggttAGGTTAGCTAAGAAGTCTTCGTGGTATGGTTACTGTTGAAATGACATCATTTGGTACATTTCACACAGAAATTTACCTTTTGAATCATTAGGCAACAATCAGATCAAATATAGAACAAGAAAAAACGACTATTCAAGTCAAAAGTtagtaaacttttattagtttaaaatttttaaaattaatttaataaattaaagtaaaatgataattaaagtaaaatgatAAGTCATATaaccatttgttttttaaaaaaattaaagccaaATTGTGCACCCTATGTTCTatcacttttaaattaaatattcaaaatgaatgttttaatttttacgtCGAAAGGTTAACCAGACCAAATTGCGTGCAAATATTTGACATCTTTTTCAACTGCACTACAATACCCTTATTGTATGCCGGTAGATAATTCAATGTCCGTTATTGCATTGCAACCAGCTCacaattacatattttttgtacagCCGACAGATATTTTAAAGTCTTTCATTGCATTGCAAGTAGTTCATACTATATTTAGCACTGCCGACAGATAATTTGCAGCATTTGATTGCATTGTAAGAAGTTCCAAGACTGTAATCATACTGCCGGTAAATAATTCAATGTCTGTTATTGAATTGCATGCAACTCacaattatatgttttttgtacTACCGGCAGATATTTTAAAGTCTTTCGTGCATTGCAAGCTGTTCATATTATATTTTGCACTGCCGACAGATAGTTTGCAGTCTTTGATTGCATTGTATGAAGTTCCAAAACTGTAATCTTACTGCCGGTAGATAATCAATGTCTGTTATTGCATTACAAGCAACTCacaattatatgttttttgtacTGCCGACAGATATTTTAAAGTCTTTCATTGCGTTGCAAGCAGTTCTAAGACTGCTAATTTGCCGGTACTGCCGGCAATTAACCCCAGAATTATTTGCCGGCAATTACCACtagttatatttacttatatattagaATATAATAACCTTTATGTATgcatgttttatatatatatatatatatatatatatatatatatatatatatatatatatatatatatatatatatatatatatatatatacagaaataCACACGTAAACATACTACATTATACGCACATATACATTTTAGCTGTATTTTACGCACATATACATTTTAGCTGTATTAACTCttattaatagttaaaatagagctaaaatgtttgatacataataaaatcatcataatgttaaattaaaaactctaacaaatgtcaaaatttatatCTGAATGTGTAACTAATGattaaaagtaaagtatttGTACTTATCAGCAAAACGGTTTTTTTATAAGGTGAAGGAAAGTTtgagtttaaaagtttaactaaaaggTAAAAAAGCGTTTGAaagttgaaatttataaattgcttCATATTATACAAACGCGACTAAACATTTACATgaactataattataaacactttgataaaacttacGGGAAACTTTTACGATTCAAAAACACGCGGTGTACAGTCGGTTAATGGTTGGCATGGAATGCCAACAGTTAGCTAACTATAGCAAATACTGGCCAGTCAGTTGGTCCAACTAAAGCGTGCTTACTGGGTGGGCAGTTTGAAGTTATACAATTTTGGAAAAGTATTAGGGTTATGCTTCCATAAAGCAGTAATGTTATAGTTGAAATAGTGTTATACCAACAAAAATTCGTTCATatattattagtagtaaaagttttattagatatataatttttcagaGAATTTAGTTAAGTTActgaaagttaaaaaagttcattgcacaatatttataatattgtgctaaaaaataattttaaaatagtctttttttagataatttaatcCACATTCTATCTATCCTCCTCTACTTCTATCTATCCTCTAaagtgaaaattattttcttttttttaaaaaaaaaatttattgccaACAAGTGGcttcaagcaaccactaattaagTTAGAAGTTATTTACATAATCAAATTAGAGACAGTGGCAGACAACCACTAATTAAGACGAGAGTTAatggaaaataaattaaagagctaaagaacaagaaagcgaaaaaaaatgaaaaaagagaaaaaaagaaggacttaaaaaactgtaaactgTATGTGTCAACAAAACATGTTCGgcataatttaaaacatgataGTTTAGCATGATTTAAAACATGATTATTTGGCATAATTCAAAAGCaccaatgtttgcaaaaaaaaagttctatgaATAAATAGATACAACCAACTTGAAGGAATAAGACAAGTCAACCAAGATAGTATTAGTAGAAAATAGAAAGACGCAACCTTTCGATCAGGGAACAGAGGCACAAACTTAGCAGCTACAGCTGGtccaataacatttaaaatgcttttcggtccttgttttaaagattaatgcttacttaaaattaattttattaatattatatataatattatatattttataatggtTTTCTTAGGATATTAGCGCTGAATGATAATTTGAGAAAACATAATGTAGATAGTTCAGTAAGAATGTTGCAATTCATCAAATTTGGAATATCAAAAATATGGTGATTTTTCTTACAAATTTTTCTTACAATATTTCCTCTAATATTCTTTGTTAGGGGTGAGTTCCACTCATCAGTcgctaatttttttgttgataaattgAATATTTGCATCAGATTTTTGCAATTTCTTCTTATTTCCAGCGTTGTTTGATCAAGCCTAGTAATTCGATGTGTATACGTTAGTTTTTCATACATTGTGCAACTTTTATAGTTCTTCGTTGAGTTCgttcaattttattgatatttccTATATGATATGATCTCCATGTAGGCATGGAGATCATATCATATAGGAGATATATACATTCGATACTATATGATTCTTTTATTATTGGTATTGTGTGATACCGAACCGATACTGAATATCGACATTAGTATATAAGCGATACCACACGATACCGCAGTGAAAAATAATGCTTTTCACACACGGGCACCACGCAGGTTCCGTGTGGGATTCATTGGAAACCATGATGtgcaagctttttttttcactagGACAAAACCATTTTTCTCGATATTGACTTACACGATACCGAATATCTAGTGTCTACAATATAGCCCTTTCAGAGGCTGCCTTTGGAGGTAGGGGGGCCATTCTGGATTTTGCTGGGGGCCTCAGGATTTTTCGGGcctcataattttaaaatttaagtatatattttttaataaaaatattaatatttttatatgtctGTCAAATCTTTTTCTTTGGATTTGCGTTTTTTGAACATTTGAACaatttgaataagaaaagcatacCAACCGGAATAAATatactataactttttttgttttttgtttttccaaaGTACTTTGGcttttttactttcattcaGTCAGTTCTGTTTTGTTTCACCATCTTTGTTGGCGCAGAAAGAAATTGCTTGCTACATCAAAACTCATCCGACAGTAATTATGACTCGGAGAAAGTTTGAATTTGGTCttaataagagaaaaaaaaaactcgagGAAGAAAAATACCTCGCCATTCAGAAGAATTCAATTTTGCGTCACCTAAAGCCACTGAGTGATGCAAATACTCAAGAAATTGCTACTTCTAAAGTTGCACATCGTCCTCATCCTGATGATACCCCTCATCTTGAAGATCCACAACCTCAAGATGATCTTGACAATCTTCCTGCGCTTGAAGATGGTCCAGATACCTTACCTCATCATCATGGAGAAGATGATCCAGGTCCAATACAGCTTGAAGAAGATGATAATGGGATTTATGGCCCTCAACCCGAAGATGATCAACAGCCCCTCTATGTTCCAGAAAATAATCTTGTTGAAGAAAATATTACGTTTCCATCAACATCACTCTAAGTaggaaattatttttgtatgaaAACAGTACAATTCCTGTTATCCGTCACTTGGTTATtcgaaaacaattttttttttcccattttttattttattttatttgttaatttaccTTTCCTTTTTACAGTTTCTATtgatattttgcatatttttgccTTGTTTTgcgttatttaaattatataaacacgCACAATCACTGTAAGATCCAATTCTAATTTCCTTAATTGTTGCATTTAGAATTGAGGATCCTGCTCTTTGGCCCAAAATCTTATTGAATTCATTTAGAGAAATTCTGGTTCAACAAGGTCCGAAAAAACTGAAGGaggaagattttccaaaagatGACCATGGACGAAAATTCTCTGTGATGTATTATAAAGGGCATTTTCCAAATGGGGAAACCTATGAAAGAAAATGGTTAGTTTATTAAACAGCATATTTTGTTTTCcttgcaaaatattttcaatcgGAAAAAAGAGCACAAAATTAACTGAAAATGGATATCCTGATTGGAAACATATAGCATCAGATCTCAAGGACCATGAGAAGTCCGTAAACCACAAGGAATGCTTTATAAAGTGTATGGATTCGACTGCAAGAATGAAGAAAAATGAGACTATCAATGAatgcaacttaaaaaaaatcaaattagaagTGGAGTATTGGCAAAACATTTTGAAGAGAATAATTTCAGTTATAAAATTTCTTGCCTCTCACAATTTAGCATTCCAAGGACACActgataaattattttctaaaggCAATGGAAATTTTTTGGGCTTGATTGAAATGATTTCAGAATTTGATCCAATTCTTCAAGAGTAtctaagaaaatttaaatcacaCGAAGTAAGTGATCACTATCTTGGCAAAAACGTTCAAAACCAAATTATTGAACTCTTGAGTTCAGAGATAAAGAAATCTATAATTTTAAGTTGTCagaatgcaaaaaattattaaataattatggaTTGCACTACAGACGTAACTCACCAAGAACAATTAACCCTAGTTCTTAGATTTTACAACTGCAAGTTATTTGCAGTTGAAGAGCATTTTATTGGATTTGTTGATGTAAATAGGACAACCGGTGAAGTTTTAACAGAAACTTACCTGAAACATTTGACAGAAGCAGGTCtagatatattaaattgttGAGGTCAATCATATGATAATGAAGCAAACATGAAAGGGATTCATTCTGGAGTGCAAAAAAGAATAAGAGACATTAACCCTAGAGCGTTTTTTGTGCCATGTAGTGCCCACAGTTTGAATTTGATGGTATGTGATGCTGCAAAATCTTCTTCAAAAGCAGTGTCATTTTTTGGTTTGGTACAAgaagtttataactttttctcaGGTTCTAATATCAGATGGGCCATTTTAATGAAATCAGTGCAAACTTTGACTTTGAAGCCACTGTCTGATACTCGATGGGAGTCTCGAGTGGAAAGCTTAAAGACATTATAATACGAATATTCCAAAGTTTATGATGCTCTAGTTGAAATTGCTAACAGTTCAGAGTATGATACATCTACCAAATTTCAGGCAAATAATCTTGCCAAGCAAATGTCCAAATTTACATTCATGGTAAGCTTGAGTGTATGGTATGACATAttatttcaagtaaatttgGTCAGCAAAAAAATGCCGTCTCCAGACTATGATCAATCAACAGCACAAACTGAAATTGACCAACTACTCAAGTATTTTAATGACTTTCGTGATAAAGGAATTAAGGATGCCAAACTTTTTGCTATGGAAATTGCAGAAGAATTAGAAGTAAGTCCTCAGTTTGAAGCTGAAAACACAGTTTGTccccaaaagaaaaaaactctttttcccTATGAATCTGCAGATGAACCAATTTTAAATCCAGAAACACAATATGTGGTGGAAGTTTTCAATGTACTGGTAGATCAAGTGCTATCATCTTTAACAAGTCGATTTAATCAACTGAAAGAACTTTCTGAGCTTTTTGGattcttaaattaattaaaacctaCTTAAGGTCAAATATGTCACAGGGCAGACTTACAGGCTTAGCTGAGATATCAATTGAAATTGACGAGTTAAAGAACATAGATATTAGTGGATTAGTTGAAATATTTGCTAATATTAAAGCTCGTAAAGTCAAGTTTCAATGAAGTCATGactgtaataataatttaataaaaataattaaaaatatttttttttcatttcagggGGGCCTCACATTTTGATCTTGCCCACGGCCTCCAAAGTTCAAAAGCAGCCTCTGAGCCGTTTGCCGTTATTTTATTACCGgtaaataaaagcttccaaCATGTCATACAAACAGTGGTGTAGGAAGGTTAAGAAAGTTGCAAAATTTAACGTCtgttctacaaaaaaaatatttgctgtaaaaagaACTGTTGTGgaactaaaaacaaatcaatttgTGTAACAATTGATGTACAACAACGTCGCACAACTGTAGTGCATCGTTTTTTCAACTCTCGGAAACCAAGCATGAATGAAACGTAGTACGTACAgcttaaacaaaactttaatttgaTATCCGATAAAGATGCGAATAGAATTAGCGATGAATTCTATTTGTTAAACTCAATTAACATtgcttattaaataattaagttaaaagtttGTTGTTCTGATTTGCAGTTGTTAAGCGGTtagcaacatttaaaaaattttgaaacggCTGCGAAATCACGTTTTTAAGATGTGATTTCGTAACCatgttcaacatttttttacatggATAATAACTCAACAGCAcatttaatagtaataataatcatttaaaaagacctttttttatatatatataatatatgatttgATGATAaaagttaattcttttaaagaattttttttgttaaataattttacgtTTTGCTAATAAATACtctttaaagataataaattttgaatctaaattttaattttatgttttttgaaattttaaaattcaatattgtATGATAATCttttagttctttatttttagatggcaaaaatttgtattattataaaaaacaaatatgaagtGAACATAGTATGCTTATTATAAgcattttatatgtttatatatttgacAACTTAATGGAATTTTTGTTTGATGTTAATCTAGTGCTACCTGATTCAATTACTATAGTTTCAAGTTCTGATGTTGCTGATTGGAGTAATTTACATTTACCAAATAATGCaaggtatataataatataatataaaagtagtAAATTTTCACAATAATACTTCAAGTTCTGGTGTTgctgatttaaattatttacatatctTACCAAATAATGCAAGATATATGTCAACATAAgtagtaaattttttactgtatttgactttcataagattttaaattgcGGGTAaacttaatcaaataaaattaaaagatttaaaataacatatatattgcatatatatttataaatgctaTACTATTGTacgtaaatatatttaaatacttatatatatatttaaatgctgTGAAACATACAGAAACAAATACATTGAATATACATGATGTACAGTGTATATTATAACTGCTGAAGTTAATGAAGTTAATAATGCTGAAGTAGCATACAAaattatagtataatttaaagttgaatatattttcttatatgaaaattttgatttcaagaatcatatttgatcaaaataaagaatttttaatttcctaatttaagagtattattattaattatattattatatatataattatataattaaataattatatatttgattatataattaattatataattaaatagttatataattaattacatatatatttactatattaatTGTATAAGTTCAAGATTTCCTAGATCAAGAGGAATTTGTTTGGACTTAAGGCATTTTACAAGCatctatataaatgaaaaaatctttttttttaacaaaatatttttgttctataTTTGTTGTAATTAAAGTTTGCAAATATAGAAAGTCTTTTTATATAAGAAGTTGTTTGTGAACTTCTAGTAGCAAATAATCAATTAGTGTGAATACctaatatatgtgtatatacaaaTGATTGATTGGTATGAATATGTAATAGACCTGTGTAAATACAATTTGGTGCGAATATATAAtccatgtaaatatttatagcattattataagttatattattagatataattgtaaatatttatgagttttaattttataatactgttttttttttctgaaataagatCATCATtctatatttacataaaaaagtagATCTCAATATGCAGCATTATTGCAGACTTTCAAATAGAGCTACTCCAAACAATAATCACAAAAGActgatttagaaaattattttttgagttcattgttcaaactttaaaaaatcattatattgaaaagaaggtttgaaaaaaagttacagtTGTGGGgagattaaaactaaacaaaaatgatatttaatcaatatttaataatttttatataataataaacatttaattaacaattaaatgatattattgtaaaataatttttttctcttcttataaaaaaaattcactcccaacaaagcTGCACCTCTTAACTTATTAAGCTTTATCTATTATGTGTCACTTagaataatacaataaaaaaatttaaattgtaattaataatGCAACAAAAATCTcaagagaaataaaaataataataaatttaataaaaataaagtaataataagttatgatttataatattcttccaatcaataaaattatttgtactcAAATCTCTATCTCTGTacatttttctgttttattgtAGTTTTCTAGGAAGATGGTTTGGTTGTACTTGtgaataagttttaatgttGAATTCTGGATCATACATACTTTCTTTATCTGTAGTTTGAGTTTAATAAGTTGCAAGGTATATTCTGTGtggataatattttttcagcattttcaGTATTTAAATGAGGAGGTTTTTATCTCCTAATGGTATAGAATTTCtgataaatatagtaaatttttgtctgtttagaaatttaatataaactgtAATTCTGCTTCTGATCAATTTCTTCTGATCAGTGTATAGGATTTTTAACATCTGATAATAGAGGGCTGCCTCTATCAGAATGAACAGAtgaaaacattctaaaaaaagaGAACTGGTTCTTAAAACACTATGATATCAAAGTAGTATCAGGGCAAGGAAAATAGGAATTATGATTATTCCTTAATTCTAGTGATATAAtgatataaagttaataatataatataaaattgatgtTGGAAGTGGACTTTGAAAATCTATGTTAAGGGGTTCGAATAGTTGGATTGCTTTTATAACAGTGCTTTACCTGTTCACAACATTTAATGACCGGATTACGgcagttttagttttaatatgatatattccaactacaaaaaaaaatgggtAATCATTGCAACATCTGGGTGAAGTGAGAATATTATGATGctctttactaattttaatttattattactgaTATACGAACAAGTTGAGTATgctttcatttttagataacttttgactgagtataataaaacattaggAATGTGTTAAGTCCTCAGATATGTCATActtgattatatttatatgccCAATGATGTTGTAGCTGTAACAACCAAGTTCAGTACACGATTGCacactttattgttttttattgccTGAATTGTTCTGATggaacatttataaaacaacttgtTATTCAGTCACTAAAGTAAAATGGCATCTGGTCAAATGCTGAGGGGCTTCTACAAAAGTGTATGCTTCTTTTTCAAAAGTGGTTTGGTGTTTTATACATTTGTCTAGAGGTTTTGAGAAGAAGGCCACTGCCTATCCATTTTGATTTAATGTTGCTgctaacaaaaaattaaatacatctGTCTCAACAAATGGAACTGTTTCATAGATTGTTTTAACAACAGCGTTTGCAgtatctgttttattttatttaaaagcgtcTATAGCTTGCACATTGAGTGGGGAAGTTAAACTtgtaataatgaaaatagtttttagagTAGAAACTTCAAGTATGAGAAGAAGAGTCctacaattaaaattaagtagGAGTTCTCTCTGGGTCTGGCCATTATGAAATACAACATAAACAAGTTGATTCATTGAGTTAACTGAAATTATACTTTTGCTGCTGACTAGCTTGCTTTCTTTAGCTGCtttgtatgattttttaaatttaagttgtttttagcTTGAGTCATACCTGCTACCATAATAATATCTAAATTTGCATAGGTGCTTTTTAAAGTGTTCTCAATTATTAAATTCATcactttgttttattgaaaaacaacatCTGCATTTGTTGGACCAAATGGTATATCAGTAAATTGATACAATTTGCCATTGGCTGAAAACGCTGTCTATGGCTTGTATATGGATTCATCGCAGTAAACATTGGCTGATACTGATTTAAAGTTGCAATCTCTTTTAAGGTTTAGGAGAGCTTATATGTTATTTAGTATTTTGCCAGTTTGTTATTTGTATGTTACTAACTGATgccatgtaaatattttgtttttctgtttacaACCATGTACAAATATACAATAATGTAAGAACttctattgtatttttaaaaattagcaaattgGATATGTATTCATAGACAGTCCGCAATaagaagtttattaatatttttattgtggactgtttataattacataataataataataattttttagtcttATAGAAATATGATAGATAGATTGAATTAATAACACttcataaataacataataaacatgaattgtttacaaagttttttgcaaacagTTCATGTTTATTCCTGGGAGGTGATAATAAGATTAGACCCATGCATTGatttgttttagttaataatactttcaaagGTTTTCTAAAATCACAAAAACTTCTGAATAACAAACTGTATATTAATATTGAAGGTATTACTTAaagaaaaccataaaaattagtAAGGCTTAATTTTGAAACttcaagaaggaataaaagttttcatACAATCCAAGAGGTGAAAAACATCATTTTGTTGCCTTTATCAGCAGAAAGATGGAGGacattagtttaaaaacttttataaagaatatagtTTGAAGAGTTCCAGTCAGTTAAATATGGTTAAATGAAATTTGGCAATCTGATGGAGAAGTATGAGAAAATAAGGAATCAGGGTCAAATCAAAAGGAAAAGAGAGTGTCATTTAGTGTGATAAGCATTAAAGTAACCAACAAAACAGcaatttgtaaagaaaaagtAATCAATTTTATTAGAAGCAACATCAAGAATAGAACAGTTgttatgttaaacatttttggttACAACATTAAATGTAGTATTATTTTAAGGAGTTAAAACAAACTTGGTAAACATAGAAAATACTTGTTAccttaaatgattattaaattaaaactatgttGTTTTATTCCTACTAATAAACCTAATGACCTCAATAATACACACCAAAAGCACCAACAGAAAAACATTATGCACTCTTTATTATGAcgtttagttgtttttattaatttttatgttttcaataactttatcagttgcattttttttaagcattaaattatattttatgttattagaCAGAACCAGAAGTATGAACATTTAAGTACAATTATTGATGAAATGGGCATTGCATCTGCAAAGGTATATGATAATGTTTCTACAGTGgtattattaaaactgtttctaattttatttctaatatctCTTCAAAAATCTCTAGTGTTATTAAGACATAGCAGAGTTTTTGAAGATGCCatgttttttttacctgatggCAGTTGCCCAGTTGTGCATGAAAATCAAACTTTCTTGTTCAAAACCAATTAGACacattattctttaaaattttcaaataatctgCAGAATTGATAGTCTCACCTTGTTGTTAAAGTTTGTTATCAGTGATTGCATCCTGAATCAGATTTGTTGGGCATTGATTAACAGAAACCGTAACATATTGGGAATTGAAGCATGAGTTTGGTTGCTGACTTTGTGTGCTGCAAACTACTTAACTTGTGCTTTGTTTGAGAACATGCCACAGTGTAACAGTTTAATTTTgtattcttttcaaaatttgagGTGATCGC encodes:
- the LOC136076271 gene encoding uncharacterized protein LOC136076271, translating into MVSLLNSIFCFPCKIFSIGKKSTKLTENGYPDWKHIASDLKDHEKSVNHKECFIKCMDSTARMKKNETINECNLKKIKLEVEYWQNILKRIISVIKFLASHNLAFQGHTDKLFSKGNGNFLGLIEMISEFDPILQEYLRKFKSHEVSDHYLGKNVQNQIIELLSSEIKKSIILSCQNAKNY